A window of Candidatus Hydrogenedentota bacterium contains these coding sequences:
- a CDS encoding M28 family peptidase, translated as MNNQGRTALRFIIAFGVMVFCGLILFAYGLRLATKRDENQRAAAGAKSPFNGQRAYEDLKRIVAIGPRPPGSPQADQLRDFLREQLTQIGIPYREHRFEADTPIGKITMLNLVAEIKGSTPGTILIGNHYDTKYMPGITFVGANDGGSTTAWMLEMARAIGPSRKGRTLWLVWFDGEEAIKEWSDTDGLYGSREFVRDLRRRNELKSIHAMINVDMIGDVYLGIVRDPGAPPWLSTLVWTQAAELGYSSHFLPTSMPVQDDHMPFRLAQIPALELIDFEYGGSALEHRSNWHTERDTIDRVDPRSLQVVGDVLYHALPTMDQLLDEGVAGR; from the coding sequence GTGAACAATCAAGGCCGAACCGCCCTGCGCTTCATCATTGCCTTTGGCGTGATGGTCTTCTGTGGTCTCATCCTATTTGCATATGGCCTGCGGCTTGCAACGAAGCGCGACGAAAATCAACGCGCGGCTGCCGGCGCCAAATCTCCATTTAACGGCCAGCGCGCCTATGAAGACCTGAAACGCATCGTCGCCATTGGCCCGCGCCCGCCGGGTTCGCCTCAAGCCGACCAATTGCGCGATTTTCTTCGAGAACAGCTTACGCAAATCGGCATTCCATATCGAGAACATCGTTTCGAAGCAGACACGCCCATCGGCAAAATCACGATGCTCAACCTGGTGGCCGAGATAAAAGGCTCAACACCCGGCACAATCCTGATAGGAAATCACTACGACACGAAGTACATGCCGGGCATAACGTTCGTGGGAGCCAATGACGGCGGTTCCACAACCGCATGGATGCTCGAAATGGCAAGAGCCATTGGACCTTCACGCAAAGGCCGTACGCTGTGGCTGGTGTGGTTCGACGGAGAAGAAGCCATCAAGGAATGGAGCGACACGGACGGACTCTACGGCAGCCGCGAGTTCGTGCGCGACCTCCGCCGCCGCAACGAACTCAAGTCCATCCACGCAATGATCAACGTCGACATGATTGGCGACGTCTATCTGGGAATTGTCCGAGATCCAGGTGCGCCACCCTGGCTAAGCACCCTCGTTTGGACCCAGGCCGCCGAGCTCGGGTACAGCAGCCATTTCCTGCCGACAAGCATGCCGGTCCAGGACGACCACATGCCTTTCAGGCTGGCGCAAATACCCGCCTTGGAGCTCATCGACTTTGAGTATGGGGGTTCCGCGCTGGAGCACCGCTCCAATTGGCACACGGAGCGTGACACCATCGATCGTGTGGATCCGCGCAGTTTGCAGGTCGTCGGAGACGTGCTCTATCATGCGCTTCCTACTATGGATCAACTGCTCGACGAAGGCGTGGCGGGACGATGA
- a CDS encoding GAF domain-containing protein, translating into MSTGSNANTPWLEAVSPEDLRRIVDALYRVHRFLVVITDLDVLLERIMEESKHVAQAEACSLLLYDSIAEELYFEVALGESGDQQALKRMVRLKLDQGIAGAAATSRQTINVPDVYSDPRFYGDADATSHFRTHSLLAVPLVDRDKLVGVLEVVNKIGGGPFTGIDSRIMEMFGGLVASAIANARLIEENLRAERLAAIGQAIAGLSHYTKNIITGMSGSVDLIDQGLERDNQELVKRSWPVFKRTTKRIANFVEDMLAFSKPRTPILETCLIGEIIDDAVQTFQETLVRKEVSLQVDYSQAPIPVQVEPQGIYRVLLNLMINSSEAVPKKDGILRIEARQSESGDLLLEVADNGPGVPDNLRRKIFEPFFSTKGTQGTGLGLAVTRKLIREHGGEIEIDSSPEGGALFRIRIPKTPKPRDERSHGKEAIQEI; encoded by the coding sequence ATGAGTACGGGCTCAAATGCAAACACTCCTTGGCTGGAAGCCGTTTCGCCGGAGGATCTTCGGCGAATCGTCGACGCGCTCTACCGGGTTCACCGTTTTCTTGTCGTTATCACAGACCTCGACGTCTTGCTCGAACGCATCATGGAAGAAAGCAAGCACGTAGCCCAGGCCGAGGCCTGTTCCTTGCTCCTGTACGATTCCATCGCTGAAGAGCTCTACTTTGAAGTGGCCCTGGGCGAGTCCGGCGACCAACAGGCGCTGAAACGCATGGTGCGGCTCAAACTTGACCAGGGTATCGCGGGAGCCGCCGCCACGTCGCGTCAGACTATCAACGTCCCCGACGTGTACTCGGACCCCCGCTTCTATGGAGATGCTGACGCAACAAGCCATTTCAGAACCCATTCGCTCTTGGCAGTGCCTCTGGTCGACAGGGACAAGCTGGTCGGGGTCCTCGAAGTCGTGAATAAGATTGGCGGCGGCCCATTCACGGGAATCGACAGCCGCATCATGGAAATGTTTGGAGGCCTCGTGGCTTCGGCGATAGCGAACGCCCGGCTCATTGAGGAAAATCTGCGAGCCGAACGTCTCGCCGCTATTGGTCAAGCCATCGCTGGTTTGTCGCACTACACCAAAAACATCATCACCGGCATGAGCGGCAGCGTGGACCTCATTGACCAAGGTCTGGAACGGGATAACCAGGAACTCGTGAAGCGTAGTTGGCCCGTATTCAAACGCACCACAAAGCGGATTGCCAACTTCGTGGAAGATATGCTCGCGTTCTCCAAGCCCCGAACACCGATTCTCGAAACGTGCCTGATTGGCGAAATCATCGACGACGCCGTGCAGACCTTTCAGGAGACTCTGGTTCGTAAAGAAGTCAGTCTCCAAGTGGACTATTCGCAGGCGCCAATTCCTGTCCAGGTCGAACCTCAGGGCATATACCGCGTGCTGCTCAATCTGATGATCAATTCGTCGGAGGCCGTACCCAAGAAAGATGGTATCCTTCGAATCGAAGCCAGGCAGTCCGAATCGGGAGATCTCTTGCTTGAGGTAGCCGACAACGGTCCCGGAGTGCCGGACAATTTGCGCCGCAAGATCTTCGAACCGTTCTTCTCCACAAAAGGCACCCAGGGCACGGGGCTTGGTCTCGCGGTCACGCGCAAGTTGATCCGCGAACACGGCGGCGAAATCGAGATCGACAGCAGTCCCGAAGGCGGAGCGCTATTCCGTATCCGCATACCTAAGACACCCAAACCCAGAGACGAAAGAAGTCATGGCAAAGAAGCAATCCAAGAAATTTGA
- a CDS encoding tetratricopeptide repeat protein produces MAHHTKDSSDSMADLEELSKYVASHPDDYTQRWRLAKKLYMAWEYNDAIKHLLILKKNWTRRLNVLRYLAATYYRLGKYEESITELKEILQQWPSETAVWEQLARVYEIADQPESAAQAWEHVLLLEPNHPIAGRAVARLRSSRPVTPRENLRLNDSDSGIHINRGVICPSCGAQNSAEFERCWQCHGILQEFSMADDAPAIVPDVKPAHWGLTLVGGLATVAVLSLAVHFTVAYFKQLDSDTAPLTVHAVLATAFFVPRLVVCGVLLLVWPIVLRIAVRLARAPKPSATGLLGTGSFLACACYALTWIPTQYLIAVPVPMAILSFAAVMMMGKFSLGQGIRIWLIQGIGALATIAAVSIAQLGPAPLAEIYRISAAAKAVDSDVSASTVEAGQGSTPLVWTITWQSTGSRWLDAQAADVTFTVTPEPQGAALSVGLRKDGQFCHYADAPPYRFTTAVSPDSSYQLAINGAPGSKASVTLQGVLRPRVVP; encoded by the coding sequence ATGGCGCACCATACGAAGGATTCGAGCGACTCGATGGCAGATCTTGAAGAACTGTCTAAATACGTCGCCTCGCATCCCGACGACTACACCCAACGCTGGCGGCTCGCCAAAAAGTTGTACATGGCGTGGGAATACAACGATGCCATCAAGCACCTGCTCATTCTGAAAAAGAACTGGACCCGCCGCCTCAATGTGCTTCGCTATCTTGCGGCCACCTACTACCGGCTCGGCAAATACGAAGAATCCATCACAGAGTTGAAGGAAATCCTGCAGCAGTGGCCCTCCGAAACCGCCGTGTGGGAACAACTGGCGCGCGTCTACGAAATTGCTGACCAGCCCGAATCCGCGGCGCAGGCATGGGAGCACGTCTTGCTCCTGGAACCCAATCATCCGATCGCGGGACGCGCCGTCGCGAGGCTTCGCTCATCCAGGCCGGTGACTCCCAGAGAGAACCTCCGGCTCAACGACAGCGACAGTGGGATTCATATCAATCGAGGCGTCATCTGTCCCTCGTGCGGGGCTCAGAACAGCGCGGAATTCGAACGATGCTGGCAATGCCACGGCATCCTGCAAGAGTTCTCCATGGCCGATGATGCGCCCGCAATCGTGCCCGACGTTAAGCCGGCACATTGGGGTCTGACTTTGGTGGGCGGATTGGCAACCGTTGCTGTGCTTTCCCTGGCAGTCCATTTCACCGTTGCATACTTCAAGCAGTTGGACTCGGACACTGCTCCACTGACCGTCCATGCCGTGCTTGCAACGGCCTTCTTCGTTCCGCGTCTTGTTGTGTGCGGCGTGCTGTTGTTGGTGTGGCCCATCGTGTTGCGAATCGCCGTTCGCTTGGCGCGCGCCCCAAAACCGTCAGCCACAGGATTGCTGGGGACCGGCAGCTTCCTTGCCTGCGCCTGCTACGCACTCACGTGGATTCCCACCCAGTATCTGATTGCCGTGCCCGTTCCGATGGCTATCCTGTCCTTTGCCGCTGTGATGATGATGGGCAAGTTCTCGTTGGGACAGGGTATTCGGATCTGGTTGATTCAGGGTATCGGCGCGCTTGCCACAATAGCCGCAGTCTCTATCGCACAGTTGGGTCCAGCGCCGCTTGCGGAAATCTACAGAATTTCCGCTGCTGCCAAGGCCGTGGACTCAGACGTTTCGGCAAGTACGGTCGAAGCTGGCCAAGGCTCGACGCCCCTGGTCTGGACCATTACGTGGCAATCGACGGGGTCGCGTTGGCTTGATGCTCAGGCCGCGGATGTAACGTTTACGGTTACGCCGGAACCCCAAGGCGCCGCACTAAGCGTCGGCCTGCGAAAGGATGGTCAATTCTGTCACTACGCCGATGCCCCGCCCTATCGATTCACCACGGCGGTGTCGCCGGATTCAAGCTACCAACTTGCTATAAATGGAGCGCCCGGCTCCAAAGCCAGCGTCACACTTCAGGGAGTACTGCGCCCCCGCGTTGTCCCCTGA
- a CDS encoding O-antigen ligase family protein: MEPSLETKSANVFLDGARGAVVCLAIAGTACAYSVHMETFLDAKAAVLGVLLICMGLLTILRGRLPWEGVRTYSLLALFFAVATGLHIFRDDSRFHDFPYETWPQVLSVLFAIAAFDLLKEARWRKRFLAMLIFSGILVSFAAIVQVADAFPAWFPTYDGKAQPLYSVFGNSNLLGAYLAVLVPLLVWRMASGLRECGDSEEKRSGIGMWIVDAIVLLLFLLILGLTGSRGAWGAALAGTIVALGARGVTPKRAFVVGLVAPLAIFAAVYAAPDRTVERLSHSMSREDSGGNLRLWFWDGTRRMIRDHWLVGTGPGTFAYRSPYYMGEALWAPGGERLAHNELLVEDPHCEPLLILAETGAVGAIIWLVMIVIVLRCRGPEWGSLVALGAVACVSFPFRSPPHVLAALLLAGMLLARRRSTNGVGQEPGYATPSRACAALVGVISVGLGAGYVALVSPGSCLLRYAQDVHLTGAPPFDAYERALAWPLQRPTAHEHYGIALLNAGRKEEARRQFERALKGIDTGAVHLALALLAVERHDGQTAFGHFDAAIWRWPQNETAWRGILAGSVGESRETALNSARRWLDEETVQRLDRETGHQGTTRGRSTP, encoded by the coding sequence ATGGAGCCTTCGCTCGAAACAAAGAGTGCAAACGTTTTCCTGGATGGTGCGCGCGGCGCGGTCGTGTGTCTGGCGATTGCGGGAACGGCCTGCGCGTATTCGGTGCATATGGAGACTTTTCTGGATGCCAAGGCGGCCGTCCTTGGGGTGCTTCTGATATGCATGGGGTTGTTGACGATTCTGCGTGGACGGCTGCCCTGGGAAGGTGTGCGCACCTACAGCCTGCTGGCCTTGTTCTTTGCAGTCGCCACCGGGCTGCACATCTTTCGCGACGATTCGCGATTTCACGATTTCCCCTATGAAACGTGGCCTCAGGTGCTGTCCGTCCTTTTTGCCATAGCGGCGTTCGATCTTTTAAAAGAGGCGAGATGGCGCAAGCGTTTCTTGGCGATGCTTATCTTCTCGGGCATCTTGGTCTCGTTTGCGGCCATTGTGCAGGTTGCCGACGCATTTCCCGCTTGGTTTCCGACCTACGATGGCAAAGCCCAGCCTCTTTACTCCGTGTTCGGAAATTCCAATTTGCTGGGGGCTTATCTTGCCGTGCTGGTCCCGCTGCTTGTTTGGCGGATGGCATCAGGTCTTCGTGAATGCGGCGATTCCGAGGAGAAGCGATCCGGCATCGGAATGTGGATTGTCGATGCGATCGTATTGCTGCTGTTTCTACTGATACTGGGTCTGACAGGATCGCGTGGAGCGTGGGGCGCAGCTCTTGCCGGAACGATTGTGGCATTGGGCGCGCGTGGTGTAACACCCAAGCGGGCCTTCGTCGTCGGGCTAGTCGCGCCGTTGGCAATCTTCGCCGCTGTGTATGCCGCGCCCGACCGAACGGTTGAACGGCTGTCCCATTCCATGTCGCGTGAGGACTCGGGGGGCAACCTGCGTCTTTGGTTCTGGGATGGGACCCGCCGGATGATTCGGGACCATTGGCTCGTAGGGACTGGTCCAGGCACGTTTGCGTATCGCTCTCCGTATTACATGGGGGAGGCGCTATGGGCGCCGGGAGGCGAACGTTTGGCGCACAATGAACTGCTGGTTGAAGACCCCCATTGCGAGCCCCTTTTGATTCTTGCCGAAACCGGGGCAGTGGGTGCGATCATCTGGCTGGTAATGATTGTCATTGTGTTGAGATGTCGAGGCCCGGAGTGGGGTTCGCTGGTTGCGCTTGGCGCGGTCGCCTGTGTGTCATTCCCGTTTCGAAGCCCGCCCCATGTGCTTGCGGCGTTGCTGCTGGCGGGAATGCTATTGGCGCGACGACGTTCAACGAATGGGGTAGGACAAGAGCCAGGATATGCTACTCCCAGCCGTGCATGCGCGGCGCTTGTTGGGGTCATTTCGGTGGGATTGGGGGCTGGGTATGTCGCCCTGGTTTCTCCGGGTAGTTGTCTGCTGCGTTACGCGCAAGACGTTCATCTAACGGGCGCACCACCGTTTGACGCGTACGAGCGCGCGTTGGCGTGGCCGCTGCAACGGCCTACGGCCCACGAGCACTACGGGATCGCGTTGCTGAATGCGGGACGAAAGGAGGAGGCGCGCCGCCAGTTTGAGCGGGCGCTTAAAGGAATCGATACGGGCGCGGTGCATCTCGCGCTGGCATTGCTAGCGGTGGAGCGCCACGATGGGCAGACAGCTTTTGGACACTTCGACGCGGCAATATGGCGCTGGCCTCAGAATGAGACTGCATGGCGAGGGATTCTCGCGGGCAGTGTGGGTGAATCCAGAGAGACTGCGCTGAATTCGGCGCGTCGTTGGCTGGATGAGGAGACTGTGCAGAGATTGGATAGAGAGACCGGTCATCAGGGGACAACGCGGGGGCGCAGTACTCCCTGA